One window of the Eucalyptus grandis isolate ANBG69807.140 chromosome 6, ASM1654582v1, whole genome shotgun sequence genome contains the following:
- the LOC104451079 gene encoding patatin-like protein 2, whose amino-acid sequence MERATSFPLQPPTYGNSITILSIDGGGIRGLIPGTILHFLESELQKLDGEDARLADYFDVISGTSTGGLVTAMLTTPNENNRPVFAAKDIKDFYLNHCPKIFPQDSCPFKPVTKMIKAMAGPKYDGKYLHSVVRDELGDKRLHQTLTNVVIPTFDIKSLQPTIFSSYQLKKDPSMDALLSDICISTSAAPTYLPAHKFETKDPTDQVREFNLIDGGVAANNPTLVAMGEVTKAIIGGNPDFFPIKPMDYRRFLVISLGTGTRKAEGKYTAHEAAKWGVLGWLTSGGSPLIDVFSQASADMVDYHLSAVFQALHLHDNYLRIQDDTLTGALSSVDVATKKNLNDLVKTGEALLKKPVSRVNLETGVCEPTPNQETNEEALRRFAKLLSQERQLRLARSPHGHANTQK is encoded by the exons ATGGAAAGAGCAACGAGTTTCCCTCTTCAGCCTCCAACTTATGGAAATTCGATTACCATTTTGAGCATCGATGGTGGTGGGATAAGAGGCCTTATCCCTGGAACCATTCTTCATTTCCTAGAGTCAGAACTTCAG AAACTAGATGGTGAAGATGCAAGGCTTGCAGATTACTTCGACGTTATTTCTGGAACAAGTACTGGCGGCCTTGTCACTGCCATGCTAACCACTCCCAATGAAAACAATCGCCCTGTATTCGCCGCAAAAGATATCAAAGACTTCTACCTCAATCACTGCCCTAAAATCTTCCCCCAAGACag TTGCCCTTTCAAACCGGTTACGAAGATGATCAAAGCCATGGCGGGACCCAAATACGATGGAAAATACCTTCACAGTGTCGTGAGGGACGAACTTGGAGACAAAAGATTGCACCAAACATTGACAAACGTCGTGATACCGACGTTCGATATCAAGAGCCTTCAGCCAACTATTTTCTCTAGCTACCAG CTGAAGAAAGATCCGAGCATGGATGCCTTGCTCTCGGACATATGCATTTCGACCTCAGCCGCACCAACTTATCTCCCGGCCCATAAGTTTGAAACGAAGGACCCCACAGACCAAGTGAGGGAATTCAACCTCATCGATGGTGGCGTAGCTGCAAATAATCCg ACATTGGTTGCGATGGGAGAGGTGACCAAGGCAATCATAGGAGGGAATCCAGACTTCTTCCCTATAAAGCCAATGGATTACCGGAGGTTCTTGGTGATCTCACTCGGGACCGGTACCAGGAAGGCTGAGGGGAAATATACGGCACATGAAGCAGCCAAGTGGGGAGTGCTGGGTTGGTTGACCAGCGGTGGCTCCCCACTGATCGACGTCTTCAGTCAAGCCAGCGCGGACATGGTCGACTACCACCTCTCCGCCGTATTTCAAGCCCTACACCTCCACGACAATTATCTCAGGATCCAG GATGATACATTAACGGGTGCTTTATCATCTGTGGATGTGGCCACGAAAAAAAATCTGAACGACCTAGTCAAAACTGGTGAGGCATTGTTGAAAAAGCCGGTCTCTAGGGTTAACCTGGAGACCGGAGTTTGTGAGCCCACGCCCAACCAAGAGACCAACGAAGAGGCTTTGAGAAG GTTTGCTAAATTACTCTCCCAAGAGAGACAGCTTCGCCTTGCAAGGTCGCCTCATGGACATGCCAATACACAGAAGTGA